One region of Vibrio sp. FE10 genomic DNA includes:
- a CDS encoding AraC family transcriptional regulator, protein MEYTAVYEPDMQAFGILDLQLLHRYMSPALSIDELLEGSNIDDLQLNTPDTHITLAQKLAVFSNALANTNEEGLGLRVGQQARFSDFGVLGYAVFSSETLLDALLIGFKYLQLAGPVLRKTMSVEDNVGHFRAEQLIDLDSLLPFCCEYWFTAIQSLCEEVLQQPFPSQVIRFPYPKPEYGDLYTEIFRCPVEFNSDRLEWQFDATSLYSPLPTANTITLQMCLKSCDDMLAKVSAPTSLKEKVSQMLIERPGCYPSIESISSELGMSSRTLRRHLKAVDTSYQKILDHVRFHLSRHYLSSTQMSIEEISERVGFSDSANFRHAFRKWSGSSPREYRKEVV, encoded by the coding sequence ATGGAATACACCGCAGTCTACGAACCCGATATGCAAGCATTCGGTATTCTCGACCTTCAATTGCTGCATCGTTACATGTCGCCTGCTCTCAGCATCGATGAACTGCTTGAAGGCAGTAACATCGATGATCTTCAACTCAACACGCCAGACACGCACATTACCTTGGCGCAAAAGTTGGCGGTGTTTAGTAATGCGCTAGCAAATACCAACGAAGAAGGTCTCGGGCTCAGAGTCGGCCAACAGGCACGTTTCAGTGATTTCGGTGTCTTGGGGTATGCGGTGTTCAGCAGTGAAACACTATTAGATGCCTTATTGATTGGATTTAAATATCTACAGCTTGCAGGCCCTGTACTAAGAAAAACCATGTCTGTTGAAGACAACGTGGGCCACTTTCGCGCAGAACAACTTATCGATTTGGATTCGCTGTTGCCTTTTTGCTGTGAATACTGGTTCACCGCGATTCAAAGCCTATGTGAAGAAGTGCTGCAACAACCCTTCCCCTCACAAGTGATCCGCTTCCCTTACCCAAAACCAGAATATGGCGATCTCTACACAGAGATTTTCCGTTGTCCGGTCGAATTCAACAGTGATCGCCTTGAATGGCAGTTCGACGCGACAAGCTTGTACTCGCCCCTTCCGACCGCCAATACCATCACACTGCAGATGTGTTTAAAGTCGTGTGATGACATGCTGGCAAAAGTCAGTGCGCCCACCAGCCTAAAAGAGAAAGTCTCTCAGATGTTGATTGAGCGACCTGGGTGTTACCCTTCCATAGAATCTATCTCTTCAGAATTGGGGATGTCTTCTCGAACACTGCGCCGACACCTCAAAGCGGTTGATACGAGTTATCAGAAAATTCTTGATCATGTTCGTTTTCACCTTTCTCGACACTATCTTTCTTCAACTCAAATGAGCATTGAAGAGATATCCGAACGCGTCGGTTTTTCTGACAGTGCTAACTTTCGACACGCGTTTCGTAAGTGGAGTGGCAGTTCGCCAAGGGAATACCGTAAAGAAGTCGTCTAA
- a CDS encoding long-chain-fatty-acid--CoA ligase has protein sequence MHNLAVNLERSASLFPTKAALRMGSDEVSFSQLEQLSGNVAANLKRLGLKKGDKVALSCPNVTYFPIAYYGILKAGCVVVPLNVLFKAREIAYHLNDSDAKAYLCFEGSEELPIGRYGLQGFEQANQCEHFVEMPIPTSSGTPSEANKQHESITDWMAQPLVSFESVACHGDDTAVILYTSGTTGQPKGAELSHTNMQTNAMASQYLMRLEYSDTTMATLPLFHSFGQTVMMNASVLTGSTMVLIPRFEPSLVIEQIISHKVSVFAGVPTMYIALLKAGEESPDSLENTTKRSEQVKHSLRLGVSGGASMPLEVIRQFESRFELPVLEGYGLSETAPVATFNHIDGDRLSGSVGQPLCGHLIKITDIQGNSVAMGELGEVCIKSPSVMKGYYQRPEATAEAIRDGWFLTGDIGRTDEHGNLFIVDRVKDMIIRGGYNVYPREIEEVLMCHPDVEMVAVVGEHHDRLGEEIHAHVVLHEHTQCDSTALIAWCREQLADYKYPRKVFIRKALPMTATGKVLKRELHPLEIAEAING, from the coding sequence ATGCACAATCTTGCTGTTAACTTGGAGCGCAGCGCTTCGCTTTTTCCAACTAAAGCTGCTCTGCGTATGGGATCGGATGAAGTCAGCTTTTCTCAGTTAGAACAACTTTCTGGAAACGTGGCCGCGAATCTAAAAAGACTCGGGTTAAAGAAGGGAGACAAGGTCGCATTGTCGTGTCCGAATGTCACGTATTTCCCAATCGCTTATTACGGGATTCTAAAAGCGGGCTGTGTGGTGGTGCCTCTGAATGTGTTATTCAAGGCCAGAGAAATCGCTTATCACCTTAACGATTCTGATGCGAAAGCTTACTTATGCTTTGAGGGCAGTGAAGAGCTGCCAATTGGACGCTATGGATTGCAAGGTTTCGAGCAGGCAAATCAGTGTGAACATTTTGTTGAGATGCCAATCCCAACAAGCTCAGGAACTCCTTCAGAAGCAAATAAGCAACATGAATCGATTACTGATTGGATGGCACAACCTTTGGTTTCTTTTGAGTCCGTGGCTTGTCATGGCGATGATACCGCAGTGATCCTTTATACCTCTGGCACAACAGGTCAGCCAAAAGGCGCTGAGCTTTCTCACACCAACATGCAAACCAACGCGATGGCGTCTCAGTACTTAATGAGATTGGAATACAGCGACACGACAATGGCCACGCTTCCTCTGTTCCACAGTTTCGGCCAGACAGTGATGATGAACGCGAGTGTGTTAACGGGTTCTACCATGGTGTTGATTCCGCGTTTCGAACCGTCATTGGTGATCGAACAGATCATTAGCCATAAAGTCAGCGTGTTTGCGGGTGTTCCTACTATGTATATCGCGCTATTAAAGGCGGGAGAAGAGTCTCCTGATAGTTTAGAAAATACAACCAAACGCTCTGAACAGGTCAAACATAGCTTAAGGCTTGGCGTATCAGGCGGGGCTTCTATGCCTCTTGAGGTTATCCGACAATTTGAATCCCGATTCGAACTTCCGGTATTGGAAGGTTATGGGTTATCTGAAACTGCGCCGGTTGCCACGTTTAATCATATTGATGGTGACCGATTGTCTGGCAGTGTTGGCCAACCCTTATGTGGGCACCTAATCAAGATTACGGACATCCAAGGTAATTCAGTCGCCATGGGTGAACTGGGCGAAGTTTGCATCAAGAGTCCAAGTGTTATGAAAGGCTACTATCAAAGGCCAGAAGCCACGGCGGAAGCCATCAGAGACGGTTGGTTCCTCACCGGAGATATCGGACGCACCGATGAGCACGGCAACTTGTTCATTGTCGATCGCGTTAAAGACATGATCATCCGTGGTGGTTACAACGTTTACCCGCGTGAAATCGAAGAAGTCTTGATGTGTCATCCCGATGTCGAAATGGTCGCGGTTGTGGGTGAACATCATGATCGTCTAGGCGAAGAAATTCATGCGCATGTTGTGCTTCATGAACATACACAATGTGATAGCACAGCACTGATAGCTTGGTGTCGTGAGCAATTGGCGGATTACAAATACCCTCGTAAGGTGTTTATTCGCAAAGCGCTACCAATGACGGCGACAGGCAAGGTTTTGAAGCGAGAGTTACACCCACTAGAAATCGCGGAGGCAATCAATGGATAG
- a CDS encoding GMC family oxidoreductase codes for MDSYDFIIVGGGSAGCVMASRLSEDPNITVCLLEAGGKDSSPFIHTPVGVVAMMPTKLNNWAFETVEQPGLNGRKGYQPRGKTLGGSSSINAMMYARGHRYDYDTWESLGNTGWNYESCLPYFKKAENNEVHQDEYHGQGGPLNVANLRSPSPMLERYLTACESIGVPRNEDINGAAQFGAMPTQVTQINGERCSAAKAYLTPNLSRPNLTVVTKATTHKVLFERKKTIGVEYGSNGKRYQIQCNKEVILSAGAFGSPQLLLLSGVGAKDELETHSIEQVHELPGVGKNLQDHIDLVHSYKCSEKRETFGISLQMASEMTKALPLWHKERRGKMSSNFAEGIGFLCSEDHIAVPDLEFVFVVAVVDDHARKIHTSHGFTSHVTLLRPKSIGTVTLNSSDPYDPPKIDPAFFSHPEDMDIMIKGWKKQYQMLESAAFDDIRGNAFYPVDANDDKAIEQDIRNRADTQYHPVGTCKMGTDDDSLAVVDNDLKVYGLDNLRVIDASVMPTLVGANTNAPTIMIAEKIADQIKEQYGFSKQQDNEQAEDEMVV; via the coding sequence ATGGATAGTTATGATTTTATTATTGTTGGCGGTGGATCTGCGGGTTGTGTCATGGCTTCGCGGCTGTCTGAAGACCCGAATATCACGGTTTGCTTATTAGAAGCGGGTGGTAAAGACAGCAGCCCGTTCATTCATACTCCGGTTGGCGTGGTGGCAATGATGCCAACCAAACTCAACAACTGGGCCTTTGAAACCGTTGAACAACCGGGTTTGAATGGCCGTAAAGGTTACCAACCGAGAGGTAAGACACTTGGCGGTTCTAGCTCTATCAATGCCATGATGTATGCTCGTGGGCATCGTTACGACTATGACACATGGGAAAGCTTGGGTAACACTGGCTGGAATTATGAATCGTGTTTGCCTTACTTTAAGAAAGCGGAAAATAACGAAGTTCACCAAGATGAGTATCACGGCCAAGGTGGTCCCTTGAATGTGGCGAACCTTCGATCACCAAGCCCGATGTTGGAACGTTACTTAACGGCGTGTGAGTCGATAGGGGTTCCTCGTAATGAAGACATCAACGGTGCGGCTCAATTTGGGGCGATGCCGACTCAGGTGACTCAGATTAATGGCGAACGATGCAGTGCTGCCAAGGCTTATTTAACGCCAAACCTTTCAAGACCAAATCTAACGGTCGTGACCAAGGCAACTACGCATAAGGTCTTGTTTGAACGCAAGAAGACGATTGGTGTAGAGTATGGTTCTAACGGCAAGCGTTATCAGATCCAATGCAACAAAGAAGTGATTCTTTCCGCTGGCGCCTTTGGTTCCCCCCAGTTGCTGTTACTGTCGGGTGTCGGCGCTAAAGATGAACTAGAGACGCATAGCATAGAGCAGGTTCATGAATTGCCTGGAGTGGGTAAGAACCTTCAAGACCATATCGACTTAGTCCATTCGTACAAATGCAGTGAAAAGCGTGAAACATTTGGTATTTCGCTGCAAATGGCCTCTGAAATGACCAAAGCTTTACCGCTATGGCACAAAGAACGCCGCGGCAAGATGAGCAGTAATTTTGCAGAAGGGATAGGCTTTCTCTGTTCAGAAGATCATATCGCCGTGCCGGATCTAGAGTTTGTATTTGTCGTCGCTGTGGTTGATGACCATGCTCGAAAAATACATACCAGTCATGGGTTTACGTCTCATGTCACCTTGCTACGACCGAAAAGTATAGGCACGGTAACGCTCAATAGTAGCGATCCCTATGATCCGCCTAAGATCGATCCTGCGTTTTTCAGTCACCCTGAAGACATGGACATCATGATTAAAGGCTGGAAGAAGCAGTACCAAATGCTAGAAAGTGCGGCGTTTGATGATATCCGTGGCAATGCTTTTTATCCGGTCGATGCCAATGATGACAAGGCTATTGAGCAAGATATTCGAAATCGTGCGGATACTCAGTATCATCCAGTCGGAACCTGCAAAATGGGAACCGATGATGATTCTCTGGCCGTGGTAGATAACGATCTTAAAGTCTATGGATTGGATAACTTAAGAGTCATTGATGCTTCTGTGATGCCAACATTAGTGGGGGCGAATACCAATGCGCCAACCATTATGATTGCCGAAAAAATCGCAGATCAGATCAAAGAACAGTATGGGTTTAGCAAGCAACAAGACAATGAACAGGCAGAAGACGAGATGGTTGTATAA
- the trxC gene encoding thioredoxin TrxC: MSTFNTRCPSCNGVNRVPSERISESPTCGKCKTALLDGAPIEGTSLNFQSILNSSQPVVVDFWATWCNPCVGFAPVFSDVAKERSGDVRFVKIDTEAQQQLAALYQIRSIPTVMVFKDGKRVDTINGALPKGQFDQWLNQALTK, from the coding sequence ATGTCTACATTCAACACACGTTGCCCTTCTTGTAATGGCGTAAACCGAGTTCCTTCAGAAAGAATTTCAGAAAGCCCAACCTGCGGTAAATGCAAAACAGCATTGCTCGATGGCGCTCCTATCGAGGGAACGTCACTTAATTTCCAATCTATCCTGAACAGTTCACAGCCTGTGGTTGTCGATTTCTGGGCGACATGGTGCAACCCATGTGTGGGCTTCGCGCCAGTGTTCAGTGACGTCGCAAAAGAGCGTTCGGGAGATGTTCGATTCGTTAAGATTGATACTGAAGCTCAGCAACAGCTTGCCGCATTGTACCAAATCAGAAGTATCCCCACGGTGATGGTGTTTAAAGATGGCAAACGTGTCGATACGATTAACGGTGCGTTACCAAAAGGTCAATTTGATCAATGGCTTAATCAAGCTCTGACCAAATAG